A single window of Ignavibacteriota bacterium DNA harbors:
- a CDS encoding alpha/beta hydrolase produces the protein MYDIYFIPGLCFDQRLFENLKLNSGSLHFLNWLEPDENESLVNYVNRFSKLIEVKDRKIILVGHSFGGIVAQEISKIIKPEKVIIIPSIKHSNENPLSLLMFKHFPIYKLFNRKLVLKTFPVWANLFGYNSDKGKAIFINMINNCTENYFKWAFHQVVNWENLTKNETNLFHIHGTNDKTFPIKLISDSIVIKDGSHFMIHSKAEEVGNVLNELISEKVI, from the coding sequence ATGTACGACATTTATTTTATCCCAGGTTTATGTTTTGATCAAAGATTATTTGAAAACCTTAAGCTTAATTCCGGTAGTTTACATTTCTTAAATTGGCTTGAACCTGATGAAAATGAAAGTCTGGTTAACTATGTAAACAGATTTTCTAAATTAATAGAAGTTAAAGATAGAAAAATAATTTTAGTCGGTCATTCTTTTGGCGGAATTGTCGCTCAGGAAATTTCTAAAATTATAAAACCGGAAAAAGTTATTATTATTCCCAGCATAAAACACAGCAATGAAAATCCACTTTCTTTATTGATGTTCAAGCATTTTCCCATTTATAAATTATTTAATAGGAAATTAGTCTTAAAAACATTTCCCGTTTGGGCAAATTTATTCGGATATAATTCCGATAAAGGTAAAGCTATTTTTATTAATATGATAAATAACTGCACGGAAAATTATTTTAAATGGGCATTTCATCAAGTTGTTAATTGGGAAAATTTGACGAAAAATGAAACAAATTTATTTCATATTCATGGAACAAATGATAAAACATTTCCGATAAAATTAATTTCAGACTCAATTGTTATAAAAGACGGAAGTCATTTTATGATCCATTCAAAAGCGGAAGAAGTAGGAAATGTACTTAATGAATTAATTAGCGAAAAAGTCATTTAA
- the ettA gene encoding energy-dependent translational throttle protein EttA, whose product MSVDDKKVIYSMIGVSKYYDKKVILKDIYLSYFYGAKIGVLGLNGSGKSSLLKILAGVDKEFNGETAVSPGYTIGYLEQEPQLDETKTVKEIVEEGVQEIVDVLKQFDEINAKFAEEMTDDEMTNLLEKQGKVQDKLDAMNAWDLDSRLEMAMNALGCPPGETSVKVLSGGEKRRVALCRLLLKKPDILLLDEPTNHLDAETVLWLESELNRYAGTVIAVTHDRYFLDNVAGWILELDRGEGIPWKGNYSSWLEQKQNRLKLEEKKETERQKTLQRELDWIKMSPRGRQAKSKARITSYENMLKDEKEQVQKELEIYIPAGPRLGNVVIQAENVSKAFGDKLLFENLNFSLPPGGIVGVIGPNGAGKTTLFRMIIELENADSGNFKIGETVKLAYVDQSRDILKSDKSVWEIISEGSDIIKLGNREMNSRAYVGQFNFAGSDQQKKVSVLSGGERNRVHLARVLKEGANVILLDEPTNDLDVNTMRALEEGLLNFAGCSVVISHDRWFLDRICTHILAFEGNSQVVWFEGNFSDYEENRRERLGSAADIPQRIKYKKLIR is encoded by the coding sequence ATGAGTGTTGATGATAAAAAAGTAATTTACTCAATGATCGGTGTTAGTAAATACTATGATAAAAAAGTTATATTAAAAGATATTTATCTTTCCTATTTCTATGGCGCGAAGATTGGAGTGCTTGGCTTAAACGGTTCAGGGAAAAGCTCATTACTAAAAATTCTAGCCGGAGTAGATAAAGAATTTAATGGCGAAACCGCCGTATCTCCAGGATATACAATTGGTTATTTGGAACAAGAACCTCAGCTCGATGAAACAAAAACTGTTAAGGAAATTGTTGAAGAAGGAGTTCAGGAAATAGTTGACGTGTTAAAACAATTTGATGAAATAAACGCAAAATTTGCTGAGGAAATGACTGATGATGAAATGACTAACCTACTTGAAAAGCAGGGAAAAGTTCAAGATAAATTAGACGCAATGAATGCTTGGGATTTAGATTCAAGATTGGAAATGGCGATGAATGCGCTAGGCTGTCCTCCGGGAGAAACTTCAGTAAAAGTTTTATCCGGCGGTGAAAAAAGAAGAGTTGCTTTGTGCCGGTTACTGTTAAAGAAACCGGATATATTACTTTTGGATGAACCGACAAACCATTTAGATGCCGAAACAGTTTTATGGCTTGAGTCGGAATTGAACAGATATGCGGGAACTGTAATTGCTGTAACACACGATAGGTATTTTCTGGATAATGTAGCGGGATGGATATTGGAATTGGATAGAGGTGAAGGAATTCCCTGGAAGGGAAATTATTCATCTTGGCTTGAGCAAAAACAAAATAGATTAAAACTTGAAGAGAAAAAAGAAACGGAAAGACAAAAAACATTACAGCGTGAATTAGATTGGATTAAAATGTCGCCTCGCGGAAGACAGGCAAAATCCAAGGCAAGAATTACATCTTATGAGAATATGCTGAAAGATGAAAAAGAACAGGTTCAAAAAGAATTGGAAATTTATATTCCTGCTGGACCAAGATTGGGTAACGTTGTAATTCAAGCTGAAAATGTTTCTAAAGCTTTCGGCGATAAATTACTTTTTGAAAATTTAAACTTTTCACTTCCTCCGGGTGGAATTGTAGGCGTAATTGGACCAAATGGAGCGGGCAAAACAACTTTATTTAGAATGATAATTGAACTGGAAAATGCGGATTCGGGAAATTTTAAAATAGGTGAAACTGTTAAATTAGCATATGTTGATCAAAGCAGAGATATTTTGAAATCTGACAAATCAGTTTGGGAAATTATTTCGGAAGGTTCTGACATAATAAAATTGGGTAATAGAGAAATGAATTCGCGTGCCTACGTTGGTCAGTTTAATTTTGCCGGCAGCGATCAGCAAAAGAAGGTAAGCGTGCTTTCCGGCGGAGAGAGAAATAGAGTACACTTGGCAAGAGTTTTAAAAGAAGGCGCAAATGTGATTCTGCTGGATGAACCTACAAATGATTTGGATGTAAACACAATGCGCGCATTGGAAGAAGGTCTTCTTAATTTTGCCGGATGCTCAGTGGTTATTAGTCACGATAGATGGTTTTTGGATAGGATTTGCACACATATTTTAGCGTTTGAAGGCAACAGCCAAGTTGTTTGGTTTGAAGGAAATTTCTCCGATTATGAAGAAAATAGAAGAGAGAGATTGGGTTCGGCTGCAGATATTCCCCAAAGAATAAAGTACAAAAAATTAATAAGATAA
- the aroA gene encoding 3-phosphoshikimate 1-carboxyvinyltransferase, with amino-acid sequence MIQQIKKVNSIKGILELPGDKSISHRAVMFSAIADGESEIYNCLMSEDVNATINAFRNMGTKFDIEKEKIIVWGNGFSGLTEPERELDLANSGTTTRLISGILAAQKFPTTIIGDESLSKRPMKRIITPLRQMGANISGNNNCLPLIIKPTDYLRPIHYELPIPSAQVKSCILLAGLYLDEETVVVESVETRNHTEKMLGLKVIEEGNTKTIYSSLSYYPIASEYRVPSDISTSAFFMVLASLVKNSEIKITGVSLNETRTGIISVLDAMGADISAENVHEYNGELRGDLIIKSAELTNVEFDEEIIPNIIDEIPILSIAGIFANGEFEISGVKELRTKESDRINSICRNLEKLGLQVDEFEDGFAVRGNITKNSAVFESYGDHRIAMSFSILASIIEGDFKINNFDCVAVSNPDFLNQLKSITI; translated from the coding sequence ATGATTCAGCAAATTAAAAAAGTAAATAGTATTAAAGGAATTTTAGAATTGCCCGGCGATAAATCAATATCGCATAGGGCAGTTATGTTTTCTGCGATTGCCGATGGCGAGTCGGAAATTTATAATTGTTTAATGTCTGAAGATGTTAACGCAACAATTAACGCATTCAGAAATATGGGAACTAAATTTGACATCGAAAAAGAGAAAATAATTGTATGGGGAAATGGTTTTAGCGGTTTAACAGAACCTGAACGCGAGTTGGATTTGGCAAATTCCGGAACAACGACAAGACTCATTTCCGGTATATTGGCTGCTCAAAAATTTCCCACAACTATTATTGGCGATGAATCATTGTCAAAACGACCGATGAAAAGGATAATTACACCTTTAAGACAAATGGGCGCAAATATATCTGGAAATAATAATTGTCTGCCATTAATAATTAAACCAACAGATTACTTGAGACCTATCCATTATGAACTACCAATTCCAAGCGCTCAAGTTAAAAGCTGCATTTTATTAGCAGGACTTTATCTTGACGAAGAAACTGTTGTTGTTGAGAGCGTTGAAACCAGAAATCATACTGAAAAAATGTTGGGATTAAAAGTTATTGAGGAAGGAAATACAAAAACAATTTATTCTTCACTTAGTTATTATCCGATTGCGTCAGAATATAGAGTTCCGTCTGATATTTCAACCTCAGCTTTTTTTATGGTTCTCGCAAGCTTGGTAAAAAATTCTGAAATTAAAATTACCGGAGTTTCATTAAATGAAACACGTACCGGAATTATTTCGGTTTTAGACGCGATGGGTGCAGATATTTCTGCCGAAAATGTACATGAATATAATGGTGAATTAAGAGGCGATTTAATAATTAAAAGTGCTGAGCTTACTAACGTTGAGTTTGACGAAGAAATAATTCCAAATATTATTGATGAAATTCCAATTTTATCGATTGCAGGAATATTTGCGAACGGTGAATTTGAAATATCGGGAGTAAAAGAACTGCGCACCAAAGAAAGTGATAGAATAAATTCAATTTGTAGAAATTTGGAAAAGTTGGGATTACAAGTTGATGAATTTGAAGATGGCTTTGCGGTTCGAGGTAATATAACAAAAAACTCAGCTGTCTTCGAAAGTTATGGTGATCATAGAATTGCAATGTCTTTTTCAATATTGGCTTCAATAATTGAAGGTGATTTTAAAATAAATAATTTTGATTGCGTCGCTGTTTCAAATCCCGATTTCTTAAATCAATTGAAGAGTATTACAATTTAA
- a CDS encoding glycosyltransferase, giving the protein MIILFLIFAAVSFYYLIFLIKIVNGLKIVKNDLDSNSLNEFVSVIIPFRNEENILQRNLASVESQSFPKDRYEIIYVDDNSDDNSVKVIEDNISSNNVRIIKSENNFNDRAHKKLALKIAIENSKGEIIITTDADCFHRRDWLSTMVKKFDMETGFVSGPVEFVDDGKIFSKLQKLEFSSLIIVGAALIGINEPIICNAANLGFRKSVFKLVNGYEDNLNLSSGDDEFLMQKISTRTDYKVKFCYDKNAVSYTHPNKTIKEFVNQRKRWASKSFYYVKKSITLKLLFIYIFYLSFLIQFLLGIFYDKLFFVSLMFNFIFKVFTENQIVRRESTDLFKKVSLKLFLLAEILHIPYIILAGFSGLFGNYEWKGRKVKR; this is encoded by the coding sequence ATGATAATATTATTTTTAATTTTTGCCGCTGTTTCATTTTATTATTTAATATTCCTCATAAAAATTGTTAACGGGTTGAAAATTGTAAAAAATGATCTTGACAGTAATTCGTTGAATGAATTTGTAAGTGTGATCATTCCCTTTAGAAATGAAGAAAATATTTTACAAAGAAATTTGGCAAGTGTTGAATCGCAGTCATTTCCCAAAGATAGATATGAAATTATTTACGTTGATGATAATTCGGATGATAATTCGGTTAAAGTTATTGAAGATAATATTTCTTCCAATAATGTTAGAATTATTAAATCCGAAAATAATTTTAATGACAGAGCACATAAAAAACTTGCGTTAAAAATCGCTATAGAAAATTCTAAAGGTGAAATTATTATTACTACAGATGCCGATTGTTTCCATAGACGTGATTGGCTATCAACAATGGTGAAAAAATTTGATATGGAAACCGGATTTGTTTCCGGTCCGGTAGAATTTGTTGATGACGGAAAAATATTCTCAAAATTGCAGAAATTGGAATTTTCAAGTTTGATAATTGTAGGAGCGGCATTAATTGGAATTAATGAACCCATAATTTGTAATGCGGCAAATTTAGGATTTAGAAAATCTGTTTTTAAGTTGGTAAACGGTTACGAAGATAATTTAAATCTATCATCCGGAGATGATGAATTTTTAATGCAGAAAATATCAACCCGTACAGATTATAAAGTAAAATTTTGTTATGATAAAAATGCTGTTTCTTATACGCATCCGAATAAAACAATTAAGGAATTTGTAAATCAAAGAAAACGTTGGGCAAGTAAAAGTTTTTATTATGTTAAAAAATCAATTACGTTAAAATTGCTTTTCATCTATATTTTTTATTTAAGTTTTTTAATTCAGTTTTTACTTGGAATATTTTACGATAAACTATTTTTTGTTAGCCTGATGTTTAATTTTATTTTTAAAGTTTTTACCGAAAATCAAATTGTAAGACGTGAATCAACTGACTTATTCAAAAAAGTTAGCCTAAAATTATTTCTTCTCGCAGAAATTTTACATATCCCTTACATAATTTTAGCGGGATTTTCCGGATTGTTCGGTAACTATGAATGGAAAGGCAGAAAAGTTAAAAGATGA
- a CDS encoding RNA methyltransferase → MKEFKTERRLKRIEKVLTERQFSLRMVLENIHDPHNVSAIFRTCDAVGVPAVDLIYTFETFPQISKITSASSKKWIEQNKYDSVLDCVNNLKSEGFEIYGSILSESAESIYDVDFTKKIAIIMGNEHRGISEEITNLVDKQIYIPMHGMIQSLNVSVAAAVILYEAQRQRLNKKMYEKSELSNNQLVNLINVWCNK, encoded by the coding sequence GTGAAAGAATTCAAAACAGAAAGAAGATTAAAAAGGATTGAAAAAGTCCTTACGGAAAGACAGTTTTCATTACGTATGGTACTGGAAAATATTCACGATCCTCACAACGTTAGCGCAATTTTTAGAACTTGTGATGCGGTTGGAGTTCCGGCTGTTGATTTGATTTATACTTTTGAAACATTTCCTCAAATAAGTAAAATAACATCTGCGTCATCAAAAAAATGGATTGAACAAAATAAATACGATTCCGTTTTGGACTGTGTTAATAATCTTAAATCAGAAGGTTTTGAAATATACGGAAGTATTTTATCCGAAAGTGCGGAAAGTATTTATGATGTTGATTTCACGAAGAAAATAGCGATAATAATGGGGAACGAACATAGGGGAATTTCAGAGGAAATAACAAACTTAGTTGATAAACAAATATATATTCCTATGCACGGAATGATACAAAGTTTAAATGTATCTGTCGCGGCGGCTGTAATTCTTTATGAAGCGCAGCGGCAAAGATTAAATAAAAAAATGTATGAAAAAAGCGAGCTTTCAAATAATCAGTTAGTAAACTTAATTAATGTTTGGTGTAACAAATGA
- a CDS encoding flippase-like domain-containing protein, with translation MSFFIKFLNIYVQFLKWEVVCNSLLGIKDKKKIFLSLFYGFSGGIATPARIGEYVARKFPFENTSLMKITIATIIEKFTSLFLVLVIGALTGILFLYKYFSLSYAGLASLLFIIISVLFVFFLRGIKKSTKFVKYLTDKFKFFNDLFLELKYVKEIKHNSFNLLIVYSIVFYFIYVSQYSILVLAFNNGGSFIYAFWSGTLVMFVKSVLSFISFADLGIRESTSVFVLSKMGLSKAVGFNSAIFLFLFNVLIPSIIGLALLIRKQK, from the coding sequence ATTAGTTTTTTTATTAAGTTTTTAAATATTTATGTTCAATTTTTAAAGTGGGAAGTTGTTTGCAATTCACTTTTAGGAATAAAAGATAAAAAGAAAATATTTTTGTCATTATTTTATGGATTTAGCGGAGGAATCGCAACTCCGGCAAGAATCGGCGAATACGTTGCTAGAAAATTTCCCTTTGAAAATACATCTCTGATGAAAATAACAATTGCGACAATTATTGAAAAATTTACATCATTATTTTTGGTTTTAGTAATTGGAGCGTTGACCGGAATATTATTTTTGTATAAATATTTTTCATTATCATACGCCGGATTAGCAAGTTTGTTATTTATAATAATAAGTGTTTTATTTGTTTTTTTTCTAAGAGGAATAAAAAAGTCGACAAAGTTTGTTAAATATCTGACCGATAAATTCAAATTCTTTAATGATCTATTTCTTGAATTGAAATACGTAAAAGAAATTAAACATAACAGTTTTAATTTGTTAATTGTTTATTCCATAGTTTTTTATTTTATATATGTTTCGCAGTATTCAATTTTAGTTCTAGCGTTTAACAACGGCGGCAGTTTTATTTATGCATTTTGGTCGGGAACTTTGGTAATGTTCGTGAAAAGCGTTTTGTCATTTATTTCATTTGCTGATCTCGGCATTCGCGAAAGTACTTCGGTATTTGTGCTTTCAAAAATGGGTTTATCAAAAGCCGTTGGTTTTAACTCCGCAATATTTTTATTTTTATTTAACGTGTTAATTCCTTCAATTATCGGTTTGGCTCTTCTTATCAGAAAACAAAAATGA
- the bshC gene encoding bacillithiol biosynthesis cysteine-adding enzyme BshC, whose product MNIDFSQIPGMSQLFVDYVNNFEKVKNYYETNFRDENTYEEIFSKISNENGPKLYDIIKNQYKNQKFSEKTKSNIELIKNENTIAVITGQQLGLMGGPLYTIYKIFTAVKLSEYLNEKFKKYNFIPVFWMAGDDHDFEEISNVKLLNNDNEIQTILYNEEIQKEENLGSVGSLKFTEALIEFKQKIFSFLRDTEFRSELNNFADEVLDSNLTIAESFFKFTFKIFDETGLIIFNPQDKEVKKLLVPIFKKELNNFKLHTKDILLTSVDLDENYHSQVKVKPINLFLSDETGRHLIEPADDEFRLKGKRKKITLAEIFNLLDEKPESFSPNVLLRPICEDFLFPTGFYVAGPGEVNYYAQVVPLYKHFNIQHPFVFPRASATIIESNIAKILMKYNLSTQQFFGDFEKMKETTLNSISDNNVEQIFANCSANITNELNQLSNLLESIDKTLIDPTKNTNDKILNQLEILKTKALKLQETKYDATIRQLKKARNSIYPNDNLQERELGILNFINKYGFDFFDWLYNELDIHEYKHQILEL is encoded by the coding sequence ATGAATATAGATTTTAGTCAAATTCCCGGAATGAGTCAACTTTTTGTTGATTATGTAAATAATTTTGAAAAAGTAAAAAACTATTATGAAACCAATTTCCGGGATGAAAATACGTATGAAGAAATCTTTAGCAAAATTTCCAATGAAAATGGACCAAAACTTTATGATATTATAAAAAATCAGTACAAAAATCAGAAATTCTCCGAAAAGACAAAATCAAATATTGAATTGATAAAAAATGAAAATACTATCGCTGTTATTACAGGTCAGCAGCTTGGTTTGATGGGCGGACCGCTATATACAATTTACAAAATTTTTACGGCTGTCAAATTAAGCGAGTATTTAAACGAAAAATTTAAGAAATATAATTTCATTCCGGTTTTTTGGATGGCGGGTGATGATCATGATTTTGAAGAAATTTCAAACGTAAAATTACTTAACAATGACAATGAAATACAAACAATTTTATATAATGAAGAAATTCAAAAAGAAGAAAATTTAGGAAGTGTTGGTTCGCTTAAATTTACTGAGGCATTAATTGAATTTAAGCAGAAAATTTTTTCGTTTTTAAGAGATACCGAATTTAGAAGTGAACTTAATAATTTTGCTGATGAAGTTTTAGATTCAAACCTTACAATTGCGGAATCATTCTTCAAATTTACATTTAAAATTTTTGACGAAACCGGTTTGATAATTTTTAATCCGCAAGATAAAGAAGTTAAAAAATTATTAGTCCCGATCTTTAAAAAAGAGCTTAATAATTTTAAGTTACATACAAAAGATATATTGTTAACCAGCGTTGATCTGGATGAAAATTATCATTCGCAAGTAAAAGTAAAACCAATAAATTTATTTTTATCTGATGAAACAGGAAGACATTTAATTGAACCGGCGGATGATGAATTCAGACTTAAAGGCAAACGAAAAAAAATTACTTTGGCGGAAATATTCAACCTACTCGATGAGAAACCGGAAAGTTTTAGTCCCAATGTTTTACTAAGACCAATATGTGAAGACTTTCTATTCCCAACCGGATTTTATGTAGCCGGTCCAGGTGAAGTAAATTATTACGCGCAGGTAGTACCACTTTACAAACATTTTAACATTCAGCATCCTTTCGTTTTTCCAAGAGCTTCCGCAACAATTATTGAAAGCAATATTGCCAAAATTCTTATGAAATATAATTTAAGCACTCAGCAGTTTTTCGGTGATTTTGAAAAAATGAAAGAAACTACTCTTAACAGTATTTCGGATAACAATGTTGAACAAATTTTTGCCAATTGTTCGGCAAACATTACAAACGAATTAAATCAATTATCTAATTTATTGGAATCAATTGATAAAACTTTAATCGATCCGACAAAAAATACAAATGATAAAATTCTAAATCAGTTGGAAATATTAAAGACAAAAGCTTTGAAATTGCAGGAAACAAAATATGATGCTACAATTAGGCAACTTAAAAAAGCAAGAAACAGCATTTACCCGAATGATAATTTGCAGGAAAGAGAATTAGGCATTTTAAATTTTATAAATAAATATGGATTTGACTTTTTTGATTGGCTTTATAATGAATTAGATATTCATGAATACAAACATCAAATTCTTGAACTCTAA
- the folD gene encoding bifunctional methylenetetrahydrofolate dehydrogenase/methenyltetrahydrofolate cyclohydrolase FolD, protein MQIIDGKKISAEIKEELKVKINSLKENGKCAPGLVTILVGENPASKVYVNSKIKACAEIGMNSKLEKLDENISEDELLKIIENYNNDDYFNGILVQLPLPKHIDEDKIIEAINPQKDVDGFHPSSVGKLVIGKDTFKSCTPFGITELIKRYGIETKGKHVVVVGRSNIVGKPIANLMLQKEDGANSIVTICHSAAKDISVYTKQADILIAAIGKANFITKDMVKENVVVIDVGINRIEDPNSKNGYRLVGDVDFTGVSEKASFITPVPGGVGPMTIAMLLSNTFKAYTLKEK, encoded by the coding sequence ATGCAGATAATTGACGGCAAAAAGATATCCGCTGAAATTAAAGAAGAATTAAAAGTAAAAATTAATTCTTTAAAAGAAAATGGTAAATGTGCTCCAGGTTTAGTTACAATTTTGGTTGGAGAAAATCCCGCTTCAAAGGTTTACGTTAACAGCAAGATTAAAGCCTGCGCAGAAATCGGAATGAACTCAAAACTTGAAAAACTTGATGAAAATATAAGTGAAGACGAGCTTCTGAAAATTATTGAAAATTACAACAATGATGATTATTTTAATGGAATACTAGTACAGCTTCCTCTGCCAAAACACATTGATGAAGATAAAATTATTGAGGCAATTAATCCTCAAAAAGATGTTGATGGATTTCATCCGAGCAGCGTGGGGAAATTGGTAATTGGAAAAGATACATTTAAATCGTGTACGCCGTTTGGAATTACCGAATTAATAAAACGATACGGAATTGAAACAAAGGGAAAACACGTTGTTGTTGTTGGAAGAAGTAATATTGTTGGTAAACCGATAGCAAATTTAATGCTGCAGAAAGAAGATGGAGCAAACTCTATTGTTACAATTTGTCATTCAGCCGCAAAGGATATTTCGGTTTATACCAAACAAGCAGACATTTTAATTGCGGCAATTGGTAAAGCAAATTTTATTACGAAGGACATGGTAAAAGAAAATGTGGTTGTAATTGATGTCGGTATAAATAGAATTGAAGATCCAAATAGTAAGAACGGATATAGATTGGTTGGAGACGTTGATTTTACAGGAGTTTCGGAAAAAGCTTCTTTTATTACTCCGGTTCCGGGCGGTGTTGGACCAATGACAATAGCAATGTTATTGAGCAATACATTTAAAGCGTATACTTTGAAAGAAAAATAA
- the deoC gene encoding deoxyribose-phosphate aldolase has protein sequence MNDISLARMIDHTMLKPEATPQEITTLCEEAKTYNFASVCVNPSYVQLCRQLLIGTQVKVCTVIGFPLGATTTAVKRLEAEEALINGAEEVDMVINIGKLKAGDYDYVFNDINQIATVAKSKNAVLKVILETALLTDEEKIKACILSKQAKADFVKTSTGFSKGGATAADVALMRYVVGSSVGVKASGGVRTLEDAELMIKSGADRIGASASVKIVSGDKSKSEGY, from the coding sequence ATAAATGATATATCTTTAGCAAGAATGATTGATCACACAATGCTGAAGCCGGAAGCTACACCTCAAGAAATTACCACGTTATGTGAAGAAGCAAAAACTTATAATTTTGCGTCTGTTTGTGTCAATCCAAGTTATGTGCAATTGTGCCGTCAATTATTAATAGGTACTCAAGTAAAAGTTTGCACTGTAATAGGTTTCCCGCTTGGAGCAACAACAACGGCGGTAAAACGATTAGAAGCCGAAGAAGCTTTAATCAATGGCGCGGAAGAAGTGGATATGGTAATTAATATCGGAAAACTAAAAGCCGGCGATTATGATTATGTTTTTAATGATATAAATCAAATAGCGACTGTCGCGAAAAGTAAAAATGCCGTGTTAAAAGTTATTTTGGAAACCGCGCTTTTAACAGATGAAGAAAAGATTAAAGCTTGCATTTTAAGTAAGCAGGCAAAAGCGGATTTTGTAAAAACATCTACCGGTTTTAGTAAAGGCGGCGCTACCGCAGCGGATGTTGCATTAATGCGCTACGTTGTTGGTTCGTCGGTTGGAGTTAAAGCATCAGGCGGAGTAAGAACCCTTGAAGATGCCGAACTGATGATAAAAAGCGGTGCCGATAGAATTGGTGCAAGCGCGAGCGTTAAAATTGTTTCCGGCGATAAATCAAAATCTGAAGGATATTAG
- a CDS encoding polysaccharide deacetylase family protein, whose product MKWEYNPPILIKKLFSNFQWESENPKILLTFDDGPNPNTTEKILKELQKNNVKTIFFCVGENIERYGSIAREIIEEGHEIGNHTLKHQKITKQKKDEIFRSIGSVQNYALENLNYKIKYFRPPHGRFDLRTNIILNSFNLQNVLWSLLTFDYKNDLNIVKFAIENYLMEKSIIVFHDSNRSKDIIVDSIKLTLENAEKKNYQIGKPSECLRHFS is encoded by the coding sequence ATGAAATGGGAATATAATCCTCCGATATTAATCAAAAAATTATTTTCTAATTTTCAGTGGGAATCTGAAAATCCGAAAATACTTTTAACTTTTGATGACGGACCAAATCCCAATACAACGGAAAAAATTTTAAAGGAATTACAAAAAAATAACGTTAAAACAATTTTCTTTTGTGTCGGTGAAAATATTGAAAGATACGGTTCAATTGCGCGTGAAATTATAGAAGAAGGGCATGAAATTGGAAATCATACTTTAAAACATCAAAAAATTACAAAACAAAAGAAAGATGAAATATTTCGATCAATCGGCTCTGTTCAAAATTATGCTTTGGAAAATTTAAATTATAAAATAAAATATTTTAGACCACCTCACGGTCGATTTGACTTGCGGACAAATATAATTTTAAATTCATTTAATTTGCAAAATGTACTTTGGTCATTATTAACATTTGATTATAAAAATGATCTAAATATTGTTAAATTTGCTATCGAAAATTATTTAATGGAAAAATCTATAATTGTGTTTCATGACAGCAATAGATCTAAGGATATTATAGTAGATTCTATTAAATTAACTTTGGAAAATGCTGAAAAGAAAAATTATCAAATTGGAAAACCGTCTGAATGTTTGAGACACTTTTCATAA